A window of Streptomyces marispadix contains these coding sequences:
- a CDS encoding DUF6531 domain-containing protein: MGYVLPGWLDEILDFIGINWPNVDEDDYREMADAMREFAEKFEGHGGEAHAAVNRILASSEGYAVDALQEHWGKVKGSHLDKVPEVARLFATACDVVADIIYGMKVKAEIELGAMAASIGISIGLSVVTGGLSALIGAAETAAMRELIRRIIKEAEEEIISRLMAEVTEPVTGKLEKMTEDMILDLADDAIHLPPGEGGGAGGGGDAGGGGHDGGKGAMNLASAGGGGAGGAGGGSGGAGGGGGGAGGGRMRIDPDEFDNGAEKLSRHGSDLHTNSLAPLGRAKGAFGRTKGRDPFTQAFDSVLHGALDGSEKALKKVAKHVGEGVPGGVRSMAKRHRDNENSVADNLTKIGKGKDGNGPGSPGGKSDVRPGSTNGATDDPHLTGRGSDDRFCENDPVDVASGELLHKQVDVDLPGVLPLRLVRAHLSSYRYGQFFGPSWASTLDERLEVTKDGVVWAREDGSLVRYAELPAPGSEEPVYPVTGKLLPLTHAGTGALGESTYEITDPRTGRVRVFADSPSKSGWFWLRHITDRNGNEIAISRQADGTPTTLAHTGGYVVRVHVENGRCTRLTLDAPEGPPVELKSYRFQGGGNVTHVVNSSGKALEFGYDDLGRMTSWTDRNASTFRYEYDEQHRVVRTIGPDGFLSSRFVYDRVQRTTTYTNSQGAATVYQFNERHQPVAETDPLGNTTRREWDEYGNVLSRTDPAGHETRYVYDSRHNVTEVHAPDGTVASAAYNYLNLPVEITTADGSLWRQAFDALGNLTERTAPDGAVTRFEYDSTGAVCAITGTAGEISRYRNNAAGLPISYTDPHGHTAALERDALGRPTRMTDALGSVTRLEHSVEGKLTARTLPDGARESWRWDGEGNLVEHVNAIGGVTAFGHTHFDKLVSRTTPDGATYTFDHDTELRLTKVTGPTGLTWEYTYSPTGRLISETDFDGRTQTYTHDACGHRTSRTTPMPASGSPTSAIRSDGYCDATPPAPSPPTATTAPGASSKQPTTPRR; the protein is encoded by the coding sequence ATGGGTTACGTTCTGCCGGGCTGGCTGGATGAGATCCTCGATTTCATCGGGATCAACTGGCCCAACGTGGACGAGGACGACTACCGCGAAATGGCCGACGCCATGCGGGAGTTCGCGGAGAAGTTCGAGGGTCACGGCGGTGAGGCGCACGCTGCGGTGAACCGCATCCTCGCCTCCAGCGAGGGTTACGCGGTCGACGCGCTCCAGGAGCACTGGGGCAAGGTCAAGGGCTCTCATCTGGACAAGGTGCCCGAGGTCGCACGGCTCTTCGCGACGGCGTGCGACGTGGTCGCGGACATCATCTACGGGATGAAGGTCAAGGCCGAGATCGAGCTGGGCGCGATGGCGGCCTCGATCGGCATCTCCATCGGTCTGTCGGTGGTCACCGGCGGCCTGTCGGCGTTGATCGGCGCCGCGGAGACCGCGGCGATGCGGGAGTTGATCCGCCGGATCATCAAGGAGGCGGAGGAGGAGATCATCTCCCGGCTGATGGCCGAGGTCACCGAACCGGTCACCGGCAAGCTGGAGAAGATGACCGAGGACATGATCCTCGATCTCGCCGACGACGCGATCCATCTGCCGCCGGGCGAGGGCGGCGGAGCCGGGGGCGGCGGCGACGCGGGCGGCGGCGGACACGACGGCGGCAAGGGGGCGATGAACCTCGCGTCGGCGGGCGGCGGCGGCGCGGGCGGCGCCGGAGGGGGCTCCGGAGGCGCGGGCGGCGGTGGCGGCGGCGCGGGCGGCGGCCGTATGCGCATCGACCCGGACGAGTTCGACAACGGTGCGGAGAAACTCTCCCGCCACGGCTCGGACCTGCACACCAACTCCCTTGCCCCACTGGGCCGCGCGAAGGGCGCCTTCGGCCGCACCAAGGGCCGCGACCCCTTCACCCAGGCCTTCGACAGCGTCCTCCACGGCGCGCTCGACGGCTCCGAGAAGGCGCTGAAGAAGGTCGCCAAACACGTCGGCGAGGGCGTCCCCGGCGGCGTCCGCTCCATGGCCAAACGCCACCGCGACAACGAGAACTCCGTCGCCGACAACCTGACGAAGATCGGTAAGGGCAAGGACGGCAACGGCCCCGGCAGCCCGGGGGGCAAGTCGGACGTTAGGCCCGGCTCCACGAACGGCGCGACAGACGACCCGCACTTGACAGGTCGCGGTAGCGACGACCGGTTCTGCGAGAACGATCCCGTTGACGTTGCCAGCGGTGAGCTGCTGCACAAGCAGGTGGATGTCGATCTGCCCGGGGTGCTTCCGCTGCGGCTCGTGCGTGCGCACTTGTCCTCGTATCGGTACGGGCAGTTCTTCGGCCCGTCCTGGGCCTCCACCCTCGATGAGCGACTTGAGGTCACGAAGGACGGCGTGGTCTGGGCCCGCGAGGACGGCTCGCTCGTGCGCTACGCCGAGCTCCCGGCCCCGGGAAGCGAGGAGCCTGTCTATCCCGTGACGGGGAAGCTGCTCCCCCTGACCCACGCCGGCACCGGGGCGCTGGGCGAGTCCACGTACGAGATCACCGACCCGCGGACGGGCCGGGTTCGCGTCTTCGCCGACAGCCCGTCGAAGTCGGGCTGGTTCTGGCTCCGGCACATCACCGACCGGAACGGCAACGAGATCGCCATCTCCCGCCAGGCGGACGGCACTCCGACAACACTGGCCCATACCGGGGGCTACGTTGTCCGCGTCCACGTCGAGAACGGCCGGTGCACCCGGCTCACGCTCGATGCGCCTGAGGGGCCCCCCGTGGAGCTGAAGTCGTACCGGTTCCAGGGCGGCGGCAACGTCACGCACGTGGTCAACTCCTCTGGGAAAGCTTTGGAGTTCGGCTACGACGACCTGGGCCGCATGACTTCCTGGACGGACCGGAACGCTTCGACCTTCCGGTATGAGTACGACGAGCAGCACCGTGTCGTCCGTACGATCGGGCCGGACGGCTTTCTGTCTTCCCGGTTCGTCTACGACCGTGTCCAGCGCACCACCACGTACACCAACTCCCAAGGTGCCGCCACGGTCTACCAGTTCAACGAGCGGCACCAGCCGGTGGCCGAGACCGACCCGCTCGGCAACACCACGCGGCGGGAGTGGGACGAGTACGGGAACGTGCTGAGCAGGACCGACCCGGCCGGCCACGAGACGCGCTACGTCTACGACTCCCGGCACAACGTGACCGAAGTCCACGCCCCGGACGGCACGGTCGCGTCGGCGGCATACAACTACCTGAACCTGCCGGTCGAGATCACCACCGCAGACGGCTCCCTCTGGCGACAAGCCTTCGACGCCCTGGGCAATCTGACGGAGCGCACCGCACCGGACGGCGCCGTCACCCGCTTCGAGTACGACAGCACCGGGGCCGTCTGTGCGATCACCGGCACGGCAGGGGAGATCTCCCGGTACCGGAACAATGCTGCCGGTCTGCCGATCTCCTACACCGATCCGCACGGTCATACCGCTGCGTTGGAGCGTGACGCTCTCGGTCGGCCCACGCGCATGACCGACGCGCTGGGGTCGGTCACGCGGCTGGAGCACAGCGTCGAGGGCAAGCTCACCGCCCGCACGCTGCCCGACGGGGCGCGGGAGAGCTGGCGCTGGGACGGGGAAGGCAACCTCGTCGAGCACGTCAACGCCATCGGCGGCGTCACGGCCTTCGGTCACACCCACTTCGACAAGCTGGTCTCCCGCACCACCCCGGACGGAGCCACCTACACCTTCGACCACGACACCGAGCTGCGGCTCACCAAGGTCACCGGCCCCACGGGGCTGACATGGGAGTACACCTACAGCCCCACTGGCCGTCTGATCTCCGAGACCGACTTCGACGGGCGCACCCAGACCTACACCCACGATGCCTGCGGCCACCGCACGTCCAGGACCACACCCATGCCGGCGAGCGGATCACCTACGAGCGCGATCCGTTCGGACGGGTACTGCGACGCGACGCCGCCGGCTCCGTCACCACCTACCGCTACGACCGCGCCGGGCGCCTCCTCGAAGCAGCCGACGACACCTCGACGGTGA
- a CDS encoding Imm50 family immunity protein, with product MPADWTELLADASGLTDVYSTAPALERCKLHYLHFDERGTSATLGLSTGDLPDRPHPEWEAKPFNSLTFYLVCEEITKVALNGWELPAPTLELTPAAAGVSVVAENEGSSLHLTAESVRVEGVRTTLVSETAI from the coding sequence ATGCCCGCTGACTGGACCGAACTCCTCGCCGACGCCAGTGGGTTGACCGACGTGTACTCCACCGCCCCCGCACTGGAACGCTGCAAGCTCCACTACCTGCACTTCGACGAACGCGGCACCTCCGCCACCCTCGGCCTCAGCACCGGCGACCTGCCGGACCGTCCCCACCCGGAGTGGGAAGCCAAGCCGTTCAACAGCCTCACCTTCTACCTCGTATGCGAGGAGATCACCAAGGTCGCGCTGAACGGCTGGGAACTCCCGGCACCCACTCTCGAACTCACCCCGGCTGCGGCCGGGGTGAGCGTAGTGGCGGAGAACGAAGGCTCGTCGCTTCACCTCACCGCCGAGTCTGTCCGCGTCGAGGGTGTGCGGACAACGCTGGTGTCCGAGACCGCAATCTGA
- a CDS encoding NUDIX domain-containing protein, with product MTTRHRIRLQTSAGKSLKGEVPISTHVENSAKAVIVEEGRVLLIRYEDSTSMDLGTWYSLPGGRQCFGETMGEALVRECKEELGADVSAGPLLFVREYIHARHSLKGTGRDQHKIEFMFSCILNSRPAMTLAADKDQSTFEWVDLAALSEITIFPTGLGDLKGLLEKPNSVYWGDTF from the coding sequence ATGACGACCCGCCATCGCATACGTTTGCAGACATCCGCAGGCAAGTCCTTGAAGGGAGAGGTCCCAATTAGCACTCATGTTGAGAATTCGGCGAAAGCAGTGATTGTCGAGGAGGGACGCGTTCTACTGATCCGCTATGAAGACTCCACGAGCATGGACCTCGGTACGTGGTATTCACTCCCAGGAGGTCGCCAATGCTTTGGAGAGACCATGGGTGAAGCTCTTGTCCGCGAGTGCAAGGAAGAGCTTGGCGCCGACGTTAGTGCTGGGCCACTGCTGTTTGTGCGCGAGTACATTCATGCGAGGCATTCACTGAAAGGGACGGGCCGGGATCAGCACAAGATTGAATTCATGTTCAGCTGCATCCTCAATAGTCGGCCAGCGATGACGCTTGCGGCCGACAAGGACCAAAGCACCTTCGAATGGGTCGACTTGGCCGCTCTCAGTGAAATCACGATTTTCCCGACGGGGTTGGGAGACCTGAAGGGGCTTCTGGAGAAGCCCAATTCAGTGTATTGGGGTGATACTTTCTAA
- a CDS encoding HNH/endonuclease VII fold putative polymorphic toxin: protein MPKAGKTYEEAKAEALRDAGIPEGAEPIDVDEWVSARGPEYAGSKQLLNDDGSPIFYTEETYEHPNGNDMVVFQDHWFGHQKPGEDGYQPPHVHVRPFEDTRNGQIPGAQEHYYYDR, encoded by the coding sequence ATTCCCAAGGCCGGCAAGACCTACGAGGAAGCCAAGGCAGAGGCCCTTCGCGATGCCGGCATCCCCGAGGGCGCCGAACCCATCGACGTCGACGAATGGGTCTCCGCCCGCGGCCCGGAGTACGCGGGCAGCAAGCAGCTCCTCAACGATGACGGCTCGCCGATCTTCTACACCGAAGAGACCTACGAGCACCCCAACGGCAACGACATGGTGGTCTTCCAGGACCATTGGTTCGGCCACCAGAAACCGGGTGAGGACGGCTACCAGCCACCACACGTCCACGTCCGACCGTTCGAGGACACCCGGAACGGACAGATCCCGGGCGCTCAGGAGCACTACTACTATGACCGCTGA
- a CDS encoding Imm50 family immunity protein, translated as MTADTALHPANPQQLTDLYGQFPSYDRLRIRSVNVSPFGPTLMLRVDLPEFPAEPPEEWVAAGFDTVQCHLQFLAVEHLVLARWSPPAEARLDAQPVSDRLTEVRLNGTGIELTFQANPQFVVRHISAFRAAADEPEYTYLSRLDTKLHGTSEPATTTETFYAR; from the coding sequence ATGACCGCTGACACCGCACTCCACCCGGCCAACCCTCAGCAACTGACCGACCTGTACGGTCAGTTCCCCAGCTACGACCGACTGCGGATCAGATCGGTGAACGTGAGCCCGTTCGGGCCGACGCTGATGCTGCGGGTCGACCTCCCGGAGTTCCCTGCCGAGCCGCCGGAGGAATGGGTGGCTGCCGGATTCGACACCGTCCAGTGCCACCTCCAATTCCTCGCCGTTGAGCACCTCGTGCTGGCCCGGTGGAGCCCGCCGGCCGAGGCCCGGCTCGACGCACAGCCGGTCAGCGACCGGCTGACCGAGGTCCGCCTGAACGGCACGGGCATCGAGCTGACCTTCCAGGCCAACCCGCAGTTCGTCGTCCGCCACATCAGCGCATTCCGGGCCGCGGCCGACGAGCCCGAGTACACGTACCTGAGCAGGCTGGACACCAAGCTGCACGGCACCAGCGAGCCAGCGACGACCACGGAGACCTTCTATGCCCGCTGA